A window of Solea senegalensis isolate Sse05_10M linkage group LG20, IFAPA_SoseM_1, whole genome shotgun sequence contains these coding sequences:
- the aste1b gene encoding protein asteroid homolog 1: MGVHGLTTYVEGNRNFLKDVKFRDSRLIIDGCSLYFRLYFTHCLDQSHGGDYDAFACLLTQFLSALEACNIQPYVVLDGGMDPSDKKFTTLRHRLQSKIKEADNLSHGRNGCVLPILTRKVFIQVLMQRGVPLVQCPAEADWEIACLAHQWKCPVLTNDSDFYIFDLPGGYLPHHFFQWANLNGKASNRYISARCYTTNGLCKHFGGMNQELLPLCAVLAGNDYGTPKDAETLLALLDVNTLGRGGGKGKGPNSRIEGLLLWLSSFSSPAEALEEVSRLMGDEGGRGKRGQKGGLSSQLLSGMQEYHITSPSSLARWFSGGKVAPGGHTSGLAQFPEWLSQAAAQGLLSPLVVDALVMRRVLLFPQVENSKLSSSHCSARTIRQGIYGVLQRGGQDNVGLGGSAQQRRGAGGAVQAQAIRVQENTSKGMRGDGGRRCHSGGGRGQGIHLPKQQGSSIERAAGEDSVHAPGSTDPISVEEYDRLELNIKKNQVEAHPPRTPICLDTLGQAPVAVRRNILLDVLEVRETSLSAVPLHLRLAVAVTSFWLRAAIPTPSQHHLQALVLGLVYGENNQPAATHYQYAVSQINWAAERSVWSRLYQQRARPGERRGLDIGVAHSFSQWQACLWSALCFNQLLLLPLPEPQLSWLFSGTLVHGLLRYLKGGGDAESLLAGGSLSGQLYSSLLDAVKNCSSKAHTSSSAAGRGRRGKGRGRRGRGGGGRGARGGGQGIEEINRFSLLMKEESSNDDW, encoded by the exons ATGGGTGTCCATGGTCTGACCACTTATGTGGAAGGGAACAGAAACTTCCTAAAAGATGTGAAGTTCAGGGATAGCCGCCTGATTATTGATGGCTGCAGTCTGTATTTTCGCCTCTACTTTACCCACTGTTTGGACCAGAGCCATGGAGGCGACTATGATGCATTTGCTTGCCTGCTCACCCAGTTCCTGTCGGCACTGGAAGCCTGCAACATCCAGCCCTACGTAGTACTGGATGGAG GTATGGATCCCAGTGACAAAAAGTTCACCACTCTGCGACACCGTCTGCAGTCCAAAATAAAGGAGGCAGATAATTTATCTCACGGTCGCAATGGCTGTGTTCTCCCCATCCTCACAAGAAAGGTCTTCATTCAGGTCCTCATGCAGAGAGGAGTCCCACTTGTCCAGTGTCCAGCAGAGGCCGACTGGGAGATTGCATGTTTGGCTCATCAGTGGAAATGTCCAGTTCTGACCAATGACAGTGATTTTTATATCTTTGACTTGCCAG GTGGTTACCTGCCACACCATTTTTTCCAGTGGGCCAATCTTAATGGGAAAGCCTCAAATCGGTACATCTCAGCTCGGTGCTACACCACGAATGGCCTCTGCAAACACTTTGGAGGCATGAACCAGGAGCTGCTACCCTTGTGTGCTGTCCTTGCTGGTAATGACTATGGCACTCCAAAAGATGCTGAAACACTCCTTGCTCTGTTAGACGTCAACACATTAGGGAGAGGTGGTGGCAAGGGTAAAGGTCCAAACTCCCGTATTGAGGGTCTCCTTCTCTGGCTGTCCTCTTTTTCAAGCCCGGCAGAAGCTCTGGAGGAAGTGAGCAGGCTGATGGGAGATGAAGGTGGACGAGGTAAAAGAGGACAGAAAGGTGGGCTCAGTTCACAGCTTTTGTCAGGTATGCAGGAGTATCACATCACCTCTCCAAGCTCTCTGGCTCGCTGGTTCTCAGGAGGAAAGGTAGCTCCAGGAGGACATACATCTGGGCTTGCACAGTTTCCAGAGTGGCTTTCACAGGCTGCAGCACAGGGGCTGTTGTCCCCCTTGGTGGTGGATGCTCTGGTAATGCGTAGGGTTCTGCTGTTTCCACAGGTGGAGAACAGCAAACTCTCCAGCAGCCACTGTAGTGCCAGGACTATACGTCAGGGTATATATGGGGTATTACAGAGAGGAGGCCAGGATAATGTGGGTCTGGGTGGTAGTGCACAGCAACGGAGGGGAGCAGGTGGAGCTGTCCAAGCCCAGGCTATAAGGgtacaagaaaacacaagcaagGGGATGAGAGGTGATGGAGGGCGAAGGTGTCATAGTGGTGGAGGTAGGGGTCAGGGTATACATTTACCCAAACAGCAGGGATCGAGCATTGAACGAGCAGCTGGTGAAGATTCCGTACATGCTCCAGGCTCCACTGACCCAATAAGTGTGGAAGAGTATGACCGTCTGGAGctaaacataaagaaaaatcaAGTGGAGGCACATCCACCCAGAACCCCTATATGCCTGGATACACTTGGTCAG GCTCCCGTGGCAGTGCGTCGTAATATCCTGTTAGACGTCTTAGAGGTGAGGGAGACGTCCCTGTCTGCCGTTCCTCTCCACCTGAGACTTGCTGTGGCAGTGACAAGTTTCTGGCTGAGAGCGGCCATACCGACACCCTCACAGCACCACCTGCAGGCTTTGGTGCTGGGCCTGGTTTATGGAGAGAACAACCAACCTGCTGCTACCCATTACCAATATGCTG TCTCACAGATAAACTGGGCTGCAGAGCGCAGTGTGTGGTCTAGGCTGTACCAACAACGTgcaagaccaggtgagaggcGGGGCTTGGACATTGGAGTGGCTCACAGTTTCAGCCAATGGCAGGCCTGCCTGTGGAGTGCACTGTGTTTCAATCAGCTattgctgctgccactgcctGAACCTCAACTGTCATG GTTGTTCAGTGGTACCTTGGTGCATGGTCTTCTCAGGTATCTTAAAGGGGGAGGGGACGCGGAATCTCTCCTAGCTGGGGGTTCCCTGTCTGGACAGCTCTACTCTTCCCTCTTGGATGCTGTGAAGAATTGCAGCTCCAAAGCCCAtacttcctcctctgcagcgGGGAGAGGGAGGCGAGGCAAAGGCCGTGGAAGGAGAGGACGAGGGGGCGGTGGAAGAGGAGCTCGAGGAGGGGGGCAGGGGATAGAGGAAATAAACAGGTTTTCTCTCCTGATGAAAGAGGAGTCATCTAATGACGACTGGTAA